One genomic window of Halorhabdus sp. CBA1104 includes the following:
- a CDS encoding MarR family transcriptional regulator — protein MTQADDRLLETLEDSGLILSPRVLAVNTNYSRHYVSERLAVLIEGGLVEKEKEGIYRITEKGKQYLVGDLDTDELQLEQK, from the coding sequence ATGACTCAGGCAGATGACCGTCTACTTGAAACCCTCGAAGATTCTGGTTTGATACTTTCTCCTCGGGTTTTAGCTGTCAATACCAACTATTCACGTCACTACGTGAGTGAACGGCTCGCGGTTCTCATAGAGGGGGGTCTTGTCGAAAAAGAGAAAGAAGGGATCTATCGGATCACAGAGAAGGGGAAGCAGTATCTCGTAGGCGATCTTGACACCGACGAACTGCAACTGGAACAGAAGTGA